One Kribbella sp. NBC_00662 genomic region harbors:
- a CDS encoding flavodoxin family protein, with the protein MSTTPGTATVAIAYHSGYGHTAKQAEAVAAGAASVPGTVAELVPLDELTEEVWERLTAADAIVFGAPTYMGSPSWVFKKFAEESVRIWAADLAWRDKIAAGFTNSKAMSGDKLNSLVDLAVFAAQHGMIWVGLDIYPGWAESTASIEDLNRLGSWMGAMAQSDADLSAEKAPPATDLRTAAALGARVARVTHRHLRGALAA; encoded by the coding sequence ATGAGTACGACACCCGGTACCGCGACCGTCGCGATTGCGTACCACTCGGGATACGGCCACACCGCCAAGCAGGCGGAGGCCGTGGCTGCCGGAGCCGCCTCGGTCCCGGGCACCGTCGCCGAGCTCGTCCCGCTCGACGAACTGACCGAGGAGGTGTGGGAACGGCTGACCGCTGCGGATGCGATCGTCTTCGGCGCGCCGACGTACATGGGGAGTCCAAGCTGGGTGTTCAAGAAGTTCGCGGAGGAGAGCGTGCGAATCTGGGCGGCCGATCTCGCCTGGCGGGACAAGATCGCGGCGGGGTTCACCAACTCCAAGGCGATGTCCGGCGACAAGCTGAACAGCCTGGTCGACCTGGCTGTCTTCGCCGCGCAGCACGGGATGATCTGGGTCGGGCTCGACATCTACCCCGGCTGGGCGGAGAGCACCGCGAGCATCGAGGACCTCAACCGCCTCGGCAGCTGGATGGGCGCCATGGCGCAGTCCGACGCAGACCTCTCAGCGGAGAAGGCTCCCCCGGCCACCGACCTGCGCACGGCGGCCGCACTCGGCGCTCGCGTCGCGCGCGTCACGCACAGGCACCTACGCGGAGCCCTGGCCGCGTGA
- a CDS encoding multidrug efflux SMR transporter → MAWLVLLAAAAFEIAFALSLKPSDGFSRLWPTVGVLVFGVISVVLLAKTLDRLPVGTAYAIWTGLGSVGVVTLGIILFNEPATPARLACIALIVAGIVGLRLAGAE, encoded by the coding sequence ATGGCGTGGCTCGTGTTGCTCGCCGCAGCCGCCTTCGAGATCGCGTTTGCGCTCAGCCTGAAGCCGAGCGACGGCTTCAGCCGGTTGTGGCCGACGGTCGGCGTGCTGGTGTTCGGGGTGATCTCGGTCGTGCTGCTCGCGAAGACACTCGATCGCCTTCCGGTCGGTACGGCGTACGCGATCTGGACCGGGCTCGGATCGGTCGGCGTGGTGACGCTCGGGATCATCCTGTTCAACGAGCCCGCCACCCCGGCACGGCTCGCGTGTATTGCGCTGATCGTCGCCGGGATCGTCGGTCTCCGCCTGGCCGGGGCGGAGTAG
- a CDS encoding NTP transferase domain-containing protein, with amino-acid sequence MFVTGLLLGANSSPHLGAPWQLLAYQGGTLFGSSLDAARQCGFDQLVVTLGSASEQIHDRIDLDGVRVVESPHSDTDSSSIVPALDAVDRRADGIVVLLGDQPGITSAAVWSLVAEAATPIGVTRYDDGESYPCWFGRELFGELRELRSDSDLWMPIHNGAHPVTKVDAIGNIPPRATTWAAYHGMLSGGTTAAEELPLDTHPIPVATHPRRRRHASS; translated from the coding sequence ATGTTCGTGACGGGGCTCCTGCTGGGCGCGAACAGCTCACCGCATCTCGGCGCTCCCTGGCAATTGCTCGCGTACCAGGGCGGCACTCTCTTCGGTTCGTCGTTGGACGCCGCGCGGCAGTGCGGGTTCGACCAGTTGGTCGTGACCCTCGGCAGCGCGTCCGAGCAGATCCACGACCGGATCGACCTCGACGGGGTCCGGGTGGTCGAGTCGCCGCACTCCGACACCGACAGCTCGTCGATCGTGCCGGCTCTCGATGCGGTCGACCGGCGCGCGGACGGCATCGTCGTACTGCTCGGTGACCAGCCCGGGATCACCTCGGCAGCCGTGTGGTCACTGGTCGCCGAGGCGGCCACACCGATCGGCGTCACCCGGTACGACGACGGCGAGAGCTACCCGTGCTGGTTCGGGCGGGAGCTGTTCGGCGAGCTCCGTGAGCTGCGCAGCGACTCGGACCTGTGGATGCCGATCCACAACGGCGCCCACCCCGTCACCAAGGTCGATGCCATCGGCAACATTCCGCCGCGGGCGACGACCTGGGCGGCGTACCACGGGATGCTCTCCGGCGGGACCACCGCCGCCGAGGAACTGCCGCTCGACACACACCCGATCCCCGTCGCCACCCACCCGCGCCGCCGACGCCACGCCTCCAGCTGA
- a CDS encoding DUF4245 domain-containing protein produces the protein MSSTGQGASNEAAARERAQIQAEANEYRQAYRRDKAKSQTVGNMVFALVICLVVVAFLILVTWRSKPAEAPKAVEYTAQLQDAKATAAWVRGPEPMPTGWTATSVEFLKPEQEPMTWHLGVVTTEKKYVGLEQSNVTGGKFQAEKLGRTSDDGTATVAGVTWQRKVLLDRKGENALVLVGSGVTTIVTGNAGYPALEAFASVLR, from the coding sequence ATGAGTTCGACAGGTCAAGGTGCTTCCAACGAGGCTGCGGCGCGTGAGCGGGCGCAGATCCAGGCGGAGGCGAACGAGTACCGCCAGGCGTACCGACGGGACAAGGCGAAGTCGCAGACCGTCGGGAACATGGTGTTCGCCCTGGTCATCTGCCTGGTGGTGGTCGCGTTCCTGATCCTGGTCACCTGGCGGTCGAAGCCGGCCGAGGCGCCCAAGGCGGTCGAGTACACCGCGCAGTTGCAGGACGCGAAGGCGACCGCCGCGTGGGTGCGCGGCCCGGAGCCGATGCCGACCGGCTGGACCGCGACCAGCGTCGAATTCCTCAAGCCCGAGCAGGAGCCGATGACCTGGCACCTGGGCGTCGTCACCACCGAGAAGAAATACGTCGGGCTCGAGCAGTCCAATGTCACCGGCGGTAAATTCCAGGCGGAGAAACTCGGCCGGACCTCCGACGACGGTACGGCGACGGTGGCCGGCGTCACCTGGCAGCGCAAGGTTCTGCTGGACCGCAAGGGTGAGAACGCGTTGGTACTGGTCGGTTCCGGAGTCACCACGATCGTTACCGGAAATGCGGGTTATCCCGCGCTTGAAGCGTTTGCTTCCGTCTTACGCTGA
- the glpX gene encoding class II fructose-bisphosphatase → MSDPTAPPAHLEVEAHAPDRNLALELVRVTEAAAMAAGRWVGRGDKNGADGAAVNAMRTLIGTVGMNGVVVIGEGEKDNAPMLYNGEQVGGGDGPECDVAVDPVDGTTLVAKGMNNGIAVMAVSARNSMYDPSAVFYMEKLVVGPEAAEVVDIRLPVAENIRRVAKAKGSTVDDVTVVLLDRPRHDELATQIRATGARIKFISDGDVAGAVEAARPDTGLDMLLGIGGTPEGIIAACAMKCLGGKIQGKLWPRDDAERQKALDAGHDLDRVLDTDDLVSGDDCFFVATGITDGELLRGVRYGRSTARTHSLVMRSRSGTIRSIESEHQLSKLRAYSSIDFEHAR, encoded by the coding sequence ATGAGCGACCCGACCGCGCCACCGGCCCACCTGGAGGTCGAGGCGCATGCGCCCGACCGGAACCTCGCCCTCGAACTGGTCCGGGTCACCGAGGCCGCGGCGATGGCGGCGGGGCGCTGGGTCGGCCGCGGCGACAAGAACGGCGCCGACGGCGCGGCGGTGAACGCGATGCGGACGCTGATCGGCACGGTCGGTATGAACGGCGTGGTGGTGATCGGCGAGGGCGAGAAGGACAACGCCCCGATGCTCTACAACGGCGAGCAGGTCGGCGGCGGTGACGGGCCCGAATGCGACGTCGCGGTCGACCCGGTCGACGGTACGACGCTGGTCGCGAAGGGCATGAACAACGGCATCGCGGTGATGGCGGTCTCCGCGCGGAACTCGATGTACGACCCGTCCGCGGTCTTCTACATGGAGAAGCTTGTCGTCGGCCCGGAGGCGGCCGAGGTGGTCGACATCCGGCTCCCGGTCGCGGAGAACATCCGCCGGGTCGCGAAGGCGAAGGGCTCGACAGTCGACGACGTCACTGTCGTACTGCTCGACCGGCCGCGGCACGACGAGCTGGCCACGCAGATCCGGGCGACCGGCGCGCGGATCAAGTTCATCTCCGACGGTGACGTGGCCGGCGCGGTCGAGGCGGCGCGGCCGGACACCGGCCTGGACATGTTGCTCGGCATCGGCGGTACGCCGGAAGGCATCATCGCCGCCTGTGCGATGAAATGCCTCGGCGGGAAGATCCAGGGCAAGCTCTGGCCGCGCGACGACGCGGAACGGCAGAAGGCGCTCGACGCGGGCCACGACCTCGATCGCGTGCTCGACACCGACGACCTGGTCAGCGGTGACGACTGCTTCTTCGTCGCGACCGGGATCACCGACGGCGAACTGCTCCGCGGTGTCCGGTACGGGCGGTCCACCGCGCGAACCCACTCGCTGGTGATGCGATCGCGCAGCGGCACGATCCGCAGCATCGAGAGCGAGCACCAGCTGTCCAAGCTGCGCGCGTACTCGTCCATCGACTTCGAGCACGCCCGATGA